One genomic region from Magallana gigas chromosome 3, xbMagGiga1.1, whole genome shotgun sequence encodes:
- the LOC105340197 gene encoding uncharacterized protein, with protein MRQGDTMWLLLLMTALCSPYFCNGQQPIPQPPISQCVREVQQLSASCFQRSGLPMMTIDAVLTNGTIAPLPSNSNIMDLRKNLCGIRAQIIQCVVPPTLNMRGKPPCTDSAEFNFAENQVVRRLTALQNACGAGVLPQANSCMRMLDANMQQCYTKAGLSPSMFGSNETEIKGAIIGKDKEAASRFCGVRNTLFSCMRNVIDSCEGANEYMLLTGYDHASMEASIDLLCGDIDVYVEGLVCFQNPTDAVQKCLDSMSASMVDLAARQIQQNLDMTGFFSEYCKIRVDHLGCDMKAWKQSCSKAGVGLKNEFECTMLPSTCQKNINLQTMLKDNVCNTTSFYKEFRQPAGKNSASQLSTVLASVVTLLSMILIL; from the exons ATGAGGCAAGGAGACACCATGTGGCTACTTCTTTTAATGACAG CTTTGTGTAGTCCATATTTTTGCAATGGCCAACAACCTATTCCCCAACCTCCCATTAGCCAGTGTGTTCGAGAGGTACAACAACTCAGCGCCTCTTGCTTTCAGAGGTCTGGACTTCCAATGATGACTATTGATGCTGTTTTGACCAATGGAACTATTGCTCCATTACCCAGCAATTCAAATATCATGGACCTTAGGAAGAACCTTTGTGG AATAAGGGCACAGATTATACAATGCGTCGTTCCACCCACACTGAACATGCGCGGAAAGCCTCCTTGCACAGACAGTGCAGAGTTCAATTTTGCCGAGAACCAAGTAGTCAGGAGACTGACGGCTTTGCAAAATGCTTGTGGTGCAG GTGTGCTGCCACAAGCCAACTCTTGTATGCGCATGCTTGACGCAAACATGCAGCAATGTTATACCAAAGCTGGACTTAGTCCAAGTATGTTTGGCTCCAATGAAACCGAAATAAAAGGCGCCATTATTGGAAAAGACAAAGAGGCAGCGTCCAGATTTTGTGG AGTAAGGAACACACTATTTTCATGCATGAGAAACGTAATTGACAGTTGTGAAGGAGCCAATGAATACATGTTATTGACTGGTTATGACCACGCCTCAATGGAGGCTAGCATAGACCTCCTTTGTGGAGATATAGATG TTTATGTAGAGGGTCTAGTGTGTTTCCAAAATCCAACAGACGCCGTACAAAAATGTCTGGACAGCATGTCTGCCAGTATGGTGGACCTGGCGGCGCGTCAGATCCAACAGAACCTCGATATGACGGGCTTCTTCTCCGAATATTGCAA AATCCGCGTAGATCATCTTGGCTGCGACATGAAAGCATGGAAGCAATCCTGCAGTAAAGCCGGCGTAGGTCTGAAGAACGAGTTCGAATGCACCATGCTCCCTTCCACCTGCcagaaaaatatcaatttgcAGACGATGTTAAAAGACAATGTTTGTAATACTACCTCTTTCTACAAAGAGTTTCGCCAACCTGCCGGCAAAAACTCGGCGTCTCAGTTGTCTACAGTGCTGGCATCGGTAGTGACCCTCTTGtctatgatattaattttgtaa
- the LOC105340196 gene encoding uncharacterized protein produces MWKFIILLGITIGGAAAQGQQGQPGQGQGQGQGSQFNSPCLQMFDQNFRKCFKDNGNFELEVIFSLVTNGSSGPLPQGTSRQQLMPVVCGNREKVDACVKPIIQSIQVQCSDRENMMMDSTIQSTGRAIAVMCGVTPEMPPCLKRFDDNFKSCMTQQKINHDNYFKLLANQTEGTGMTFPQLRDSTCNKPTQQVIVGCASGGLQSLANECTKQEQFMVGQTLQNMMASYQAVCTGQPLVGPGRAPSACLQKFEEELNQCSIDTMGAPLNDIMILLTRGQVPEGQDIQKLNKTICDNFHSFEECGKNVVIKNQCKGKDLLISEGTFANVIITVGAYCHDTTVPGACMLTLQQQFTKCFGQVGLDPAVYFSNITAHKGAILGTNKAMADKYCSKKSELYTCMKKVMHQCPGAEQTMAMTGFDLVSMERAVSILCDDIPEYLAGIDCFAKPSDKARVCIANMGRDITQMSANQMAKGISLDGFLNEFCKIRVDHVTCDSQAWPTCDPRAIALKTKFECHLLPVRCHDVNEDEISKVCPADSRVKPHTCVDDVKVNIGNCLAPYNIDPETFIVNVTHDRSNMIGSRSQAQNFCQNRQSVFKCLRDTLDRCAGASELLAYWGHQQDLLEDALDLLCQNMDGYEKLSTCASGATSQINQCQKNSEMKMGDLTNLTPNSQTSSSYYTQFCSVRLEQLQCDLKAVKSSCDAASVGLKTEFECNLIQDRCQGLKRADFNRICNVNNYARSNRVRNSGGSPQNTITNNKPNVQGGQEGNNSAGGLFNISATLVTIGLSLLVFL; encoded by the exons ATGTGGAAATTTATCATACTTTTAG gaATAACGATAGGTGGCGCTGCTGCCCAGGGTCAACAAGGTCAGCCTGGACAGGGACAGGGACAGGGACAGGGATCCCAGTTCAACTCGCCATGTCTACAGATGTTTGACCAGAATTTCAGGAAGTGTTTCAAAGATAATGGAAACTTTGAACTGGAGGTCATCTTCTCGCTGGTTACCAACGGTTCCAGTGGACCACTGCCACAAGGAACATCCAGACAACAGCTGATGCCGGTCGTCTGCGG aAACCGAGAAAAGGTTGACGCATGCGTGAAACCCATCATCCAGAGCATCCAGGTACAGTGCAGTGATCGCGAGAATATGATGATGGACTCCACCATTCAGTCCACCGGAAGAGCCATCGCCGTCATGTGTGGTGTTACAC CTGAAATGCCACCTTGTTTGAAAAGGTTCGACGACAATTTCAAATCCTGCATGACTCAGCAGAAAATCAATCATGACAACTACTTCAAACTGTTGGCCAACCAGACCGAAGGAACTGGGATGACATTTCCACAACTTAGAGACAGCACCTGCAA CAAACCAACACAACAGGTCATCGTTGGTTGTGCATCAGGTGGTTTACAATCACTGGCCAACGAATGTACAAAACAGGAACAATTCATGGTCGGCCAGACGCTCCAGAACATGATGGCGTCATACCAGGCTGTATGCACGGGCCAGCCTCTTGTCGGTCCGGGTAGGGCTCCCAGTGCTTGTCTCCAGAAGTTCGAGGAAGAGTTGAACCAGTGTTCCATTGACACCATGGGCGCTCCTTTGAATGACATCATGATTCTGCTGACCCGAGGCCAGGTCCCAGAAGGACAGGACATCCAGAAACTTAACAAAACAATTTGCGA caACTTCCATAGTTTTGAAGAATGTGGTAAAAATGTGGTAATCAAGAACCAATGTAAAGGAAAAGACCTGCTCATCTCGGAGGGAACCTTCGCCAACGTTATCATCACGGTCGGGGCTTACTGCCACGACACCACCGTCCCCGGAGCCTGTATGCTCACCCTCCAACAACAGTTCACTAAATGCTTCGGTCAGGTCGGTCTTGACCCAGCTGTATATTTTTCCAATATCACCGCTCACAAAGGAGCCATTCTTGGAACCAACAAAGCTATGGCTGACAAATATTGCAG CAAAAAGAGCGAACTTTACACATGCATGAAGAAGGTTATGCACCAATGTCCAGGTGCCGAGCAGACAATGGCAATGACAGGATTTGATCTGGTGTCCATGGAACGGGCTGTGAGCATTCTTTGTGACGATATTCCAGAGTACCTCGCCGGAATCGATTGTTTTGCTAAGCCCAGTGACAAAGCTCGAGTCTGTATCGCTAACATGGGACGCGACATTACTCAAATGTCCGCAAACCAGATGGCCAAAGGAATCAGTTTAGATGGATTTTTGAACGAGTTCTGCAA AATCCGTGTTGATCACGTGACCTGTGACTCCCAAGCCTGGCCAACCTGCGACCCCAGAGCTATTGCCCTTAAGACCAAATTTGAGTGCCACTTGCTTCCTGTCAGATGCCACGACGTAAACGAGGACGAAATCTCCAAAGTCTGTCCAGCTGATT CTCGAGTAAAGCCACATACATGCGTCGACGATGTGAAGGTAAACATTGGAAACTGTTTGGCCCCATACAACATCGATCCGGAGACCTTCATCGTCAACGTTACACATGACCGTAGCAACATGATAGGCAGCCGATCTCAAGCTCAAAACTTTTGCCA gaATAGGCAATCCGTTTTCAAATGTCTGCGCGATACCTTGGACAGGTGTGCCGGAGCCTCCGAACTCTTAGCGTACTGGGGACACCAACAGGACCTTCTGGAAGATGCTTTGGATCTCCTCTGCCAAAACATGGATG gATATGAGAAACTCTCTACTTGTGCAAGTGGTGCAACATCACAGATCAACCAATGTCAGAAAAATTCCGAGATGAAGATGGGAGATTTAACAAATCTAACCCCCAACAGTCAGACATCGTCTTCCTACTACACACAGTTCTGCAG CGTCCGATTGGAACAACTTCAGTGTGACCTGAAGGCTGTCAAGAGTTCCTGTGACGCAGCCTCAGTGGGCCTGAAGACCGAGTTTGAGTGTAACCTTATCCAAGACAGGTGTCAGGGGCTGAAGCGGGCCGACTTCAACCGGATCTGCAATGTGAACAACTACGCACGCTCAAACCGAGTGCGTAATAGCGGCGGTTCACCACAGAATACGATCACCAATAACAAACCCAATGTACAAGGCGGACAGGAAGGCAATAATAGTGCTGGTGGACTATTTAACATCTCAGCTACACTAGTCACCATAGGTCTATCTCTTCTTGTATTCTTATAG